In Streptomyces sp. HUAS ZL42, the DNA window ACCTGGGGGTGCGACAGGCGCCTGATGGAGGAAGAGGAGCTCACGTGGTTCGCCGGTCCTGGTGGGTGTGCCATCTGTCAGTGGCGGCGCGGAGCGCCGTCGTCGAGGGGGTGAGGGGGACACGTGCAGCCGACGCTACGCCGGGGACGGGAGCGGAAGCAGGGCTTCCCCTTCTTCCCTCACGACCCGTCCGCCACGTAGGCCCCTCGGCTCACGAACGTACGTCATGCCACGGACGTGCCCTGTATCGCTCGTACGGATCACAGGTTCCCGCTCCGCCCGTCCGATGGCGGAAGCTGTCAAGTGTGAGCTTCCGCGCGTCCGCCGCCGTCCCACCGCGCGCGCTTCATGTCGAGGCGCGGCAGGTGGCCCTCGGCCGCCCTGCTCGCCTCCTTCAGGGGTGTGCCCTCGGTGCGGTAGTGATCGAGCGCCCGCAGTTCGTGGCCGGGGAGCAGGACTCCGTCGGCGCGCACCACGCGCCACCACGGGACGGCTCCTCCGTAGAGCGCCATCACGCGGCCGACCTGACGCGGGCCCCCCTCCTCCAGCCACTCGGCGACGTCTCCGTACGTCATGACACGTCCCGGCGGAACGAGTTCGGCGACCTCGAGGACGCGCTCGGCGTACTCCGGCAGCGCGTCCGCGTAATCCGCGCGGGCGTCATCCGGAAGGCTCTGCTCGCTCATCCGCCCCATCCTGCCCCACCCCACCGACAATGTGGCGCGCTCACGACTGTGCGTGACCCTCGCCCCGCAACGGCGCTTCGGGCACACTGTGCGCCCCGCGTTTGCACCCTGATGCCCCCGCCTGTCGGTGGGGCATGCCACCATCGTGCGGGCGGTGACTGGTGATACGAGACCAAGAAGAGGCGATGAAGCAGCAGGGTGTGCACCCCGAGGACGCGGAGGGCACCTCTGACGCTGCGTCGCGCCCGGACATCGCCGGGGCGACCGAGAAGGACGCCGGCCCGTCCCGCGAGCCCGTCGAGGAGGTGCACGCCGACGAGGTCGAGGGGGACGAGCCGCTGCTCCCCGCGCGCGTACACCGGCCCTCGGACCTGATGCGGCTGCTGGTCGGTGTGCTGGCGGTCATCGTGCTCCTCGCGATCGCGGCGTTCGCGCACGGCACCACCTCGGGCCTGGAACAGGACATCAACAAGGGCACCGGGCAGGCACCCGACCTGCTCATCAAGATCGCCGGTCTGGCCTCCAGCATCGCGATCCTGCTGGTGCCGGTCGCGTTCGCGATCGAGCGGCTGATCAAGCGTGACGGGCTGCGCATCGCCGACGGTGTGCTCGCGGCGGTCCTCGCGCACGGTGTGACCCTCGCCACCGACCTGTGGGTGGCGAAGGCCGCACCCGACTCGATCCAGGAGGCGCTCACCCAGCCCTCCCCCGGTGACATCCACGCCCTCACCGACCCTGTGCACGGCTATCTCGCGCCCGTCATCGCCTACATGACGGCCGTCGGCATGTCCCGCAGGCCGCGCTGGCGCGCGGTGCTGTGGATCGTGCTGCTCCTCGACGCCTTCTCCATGCTCGTCACCGGCTACACGACACCGTTCTCGATCATCCTGACCGTGCTGATCGGCTGGACCGTGGCATACGGCACGCTGTACGCGGTCGGCTCGCCCAACGTCCGACCGACCGGACGGACGCTGATGGCGGGTCTGCGGCACGTCGGCTTCCACCCGGTGAGCGCGTCCCGCGAGGAAGTGCCGGACACACCGGAAACCGGCGACCGCGGCCGGCGCTACTTCGTCACCCTCGAGGACGGTCCGCCGCTCGACGTGACGGTCGTCGACCGGGAGCAGCAGGCGCAGGGCTTCTTCTACCGCGCGTGGCGCAACCTGACGCTGCGCGGCTTCGCCACCCGCAGCAGCCTGCAGTCGCTGCGCCAGGCGCTGGAGCAGGAGGCCCTCCTGGCGTACGCGGCCATCGCGGCCGGCGCCAACGCGCCCAAGCTGATCGCGACCTCCGAGCTCGGCCCCGACGCCGTGATGCTCGTCTACGAGCACACCGGCGGACGCACGCTCGACTCACTGCCCGACGAGGAGATCACCGACAATCTGCTGCGCGACACCTGGCAGCAGGTGCGGGCCCTGAAGTCACGGCGCATCGCGCACCGCAGGCTCGTGGGTGACGCGATTCTGGTGGATCGTTCCGGCACGGTCATCCTCACCGATCTGCGGGTCGGGGAGATCGCGGCCAACAACCTGCTGCTGCGCATGGACATCTCCCAGCTGCTCGTGACGCTCGGCCTGCGGGTGGGGGCCGAGCGCGCGGTGGCCTCGGCGGTGGGCGTTCTCGGCCCCGACGCCGTGGCCGACTGTCTGCCGATGCTGCAGCCCATCGCGCTGAGCCGCTCCACGCGCGCGACACTGCGGAAACTGGCCCGGGAGCGGGCGCAGCGCGAGCGGGAGGCCGTCCTGGAGGCGTCCCGGCTGGCCAGGCAGGCCCGTGCGGAGACGGCCGGGGGCGAGGCCGTGCCCATACTCGACAAGCCCGGCAAGAAGGCGGTGCGCGCGGAGGCGCGGGCCGAGAAGCGGGCCCTGGACGAGGCACTGGAGGGGGCGCGCGAGGAGGACCTGCTCACGCAGATCCGCCACGAGATGCTGCGGATCAGGCCACAGGCGCCGGTCGAGCCCGCCCGGCTCGAGCGGGTGCGGCCGCGCACACTGATCAGCTTGATCGCCGGCGCCATCGGCGCGTACTTCCTGCTGACCCAGCTCACCCACATCGAGTTCGGTCCCCTCGTCGCCAACGCCGAATGGGGCTGGGTCGCCGCGGCCGTGGCGTTCTCGGCGCTGAGCTACGTCGCCGCGGCGATGGCCCTGCTCGGTTTCGTGCCGGAACGAGTGCCCTTCCTGCGGACGGTCGCGGCACAGGTCGCCGGGTCGTTCGTGAAGATCGTGGCGCCGGCCGCGGTGGGCGGTGTCGCCCTGAACACGCGTTTCCTGCAGCGCGCGGGAGTGCGGCCGGGGCTCGCGGTGGCGAGCGTCGGCGCGTCGCAGCTCTTCGGGCTCGGCTGCCACATCCTGATGCTGCTGTCCTTCGGCTATCTGACCGGCACCGAGAAAACCCCGTCGCTGTCGCCGTCCAGGACGGTCATCGCGGGTCTGCTGACCGTGGCGGTGCTCGTACTCGTGGTGACGTCGGTGCCGCTCATGCGGAAATTCGTCGTCACACGCGTGAGGTCGCTGTTCGCGGGGGTCGTACCGCGCATGCTCGACGTTCTGCAGCGGCCGCAGAAGCTGATCACCGGCATCGGCGGGATGCTGCTGCTGACGGCCTGCTTCGTGATGTGCCTGGACGCGTCGATCCGTGCCTTCGGCGACGAGTCGACCTCCATCAGCATCGCCAGTGTCGCCGTCGTCTTCCTCGCCGGTAACGCGCTCGGCTCCGCCGCCCCGACGCCGGGCGGTGTCGGCGCGGTGGAGGCCACCCTGACGGTCGGTCTGATCGCGGTGGGGCTGCCCAAGGAAGTCGCCGCGCCCGCGGTGCTGCTGTTCCGGCTGCTGACACTGTGGCTGCCGGTGCTGCCCGGCTGGCTGGCCTTCAACCAGCTCTCCCGCAAGGAGGCGCTCTAGGACGACGGCGGCTGCCTGCCGGACAGTCCTTCCGGCACATGGCTGCCGTTACCTCGTACGGCCGTTGCCCCGCGCGCCCTGCCGTGCCCGCCCGCAGGATGGGAGCATGCCGAGCCCCTCTCGCCTGCGCGCCGTTGCCGTGACCGCCATCGCCCTCCTACTGGTGACGGGCTGCAGCAACGACTCCGAGGACGAGGACCTGACGGCACAGAAGCTGAGCTGGAAAGACTGCCCGGCCCCGTCGCAGGCGGAGGGCGGCGGCAGCGCCCCCTCGCCCCTGCCGGGCGGCGCCAAGTGGCAGTGCGCCACGATGAAGGCGCCGCTCGACTGGGACGACCCCAAAGGCGACACGATCCGGATCGCGCTGATCCGGGCGAAGGCGAGCGGCGGCAAGAGCGAGCGGATCGGCTCGCTGGTCTTCAACTTCGGCGGGCCCGGCGGCTCCGGCGTCACCACGCTCCCCGCGTTCGGTGAGGACTACGCGAAACTGCGCACCCGCTACGACCTCGTGAGCTTCGACCCCCGCGGGGTCGGCCGCAGCTCCCCGGTCGTCTGCGAGAACGACCAGGAGCTCGACGCGTACTTCCAGCAGGACATGACTCCCGACGACGCCACCGAGCGCAAGGAGTTCCTGGACAACACCAAGGAGTTCAACGAGGCCTGCGAGGACCACTCCGAGGAGATGCTGCCGAACGTGCGCACGACCGACGCGGCCCGCGACATGGATCTCATGCGTGAGGTACTCGGCGACGACCGGCTGTACTACTTCGGCATCTCGTACGGCACCGAACTCGGCGGTGTCTACGCCCACCTGTTCCCCAAGAAGGTGGGACGCGCCGTCTTCGACGCGGTCGTGGACCCGACGCAGACGCCCGAGCAGGGCTCGCTGGGGCAGGCCAGGGGCTTCCAGCGCGCGCTCGACAACTACGCGAACGACTGCACGTCCAAGCCCCAGGACTGCCCCGTCGGGGACACCACGCAGGACGTGAAGGACCGTATCGCCACGCTCCTGAAGGACCTCGACCGCAAGCCGATCCCGGGCGTCTTCCCGCGCGAGCTGACCGAGACCGCGGCGACCAACGGCATCGCTCAGGCCCTGTACTCCAAGGACTTCTGGGAGTACCTCACCGAGGGCCTGGAGCAGGCGTACGCAGGCGACGGCAGGATCCTGATGCTGCTGTCCGACTCGCTGAACGGGCGCAGCGAGAACGGCGAGTACAGCAACATCGCGGCGGCCAACGTCTCCATCAACTGCTCCGACGACAAACCCCGCTACTCCACCGGCGATGTGGAGCGGAAGCTGCCGGAGTTCCGGGCCGCTTCGCCGCTGTTCGGAGACTTCATGGCCTGGTCCATGCTCAGCTGCACGGACTGGGCCGTGCCGGGCGCCGCCGACCATCCGGACGTGAGCGCGCCCGGATCCGCGCCGATCCTCGTCGTGGGCAACACCGGCGACCCGGCGACGCCCTACGAGGGCGCCCGGAAGATGGTGGACGCCCTGGGCAGGGGCGTCGGCGTCGAGCTGACGTACAAGGGGCAGGGGCACGGCGCGTACGACA includes these proteins:
- a CDS encoding MGMT family protein; this translates as MSEQSLPDDARADYADALPEYAERVLEVAELVPPGRVMTYGDVAEWLEEGGPRQVGRVMALYGGAVPWWRVVRADGVLLPGHELRALDHYRTEGTPLKEASRAAEGHLPRLDMKRARWDGGGRAEAHT
- a CDS encoding YbhN family protein, yielding MKQQGVHPEDAEGTSDAASRPDIAGATEKDAGPSREPVEEVHADEVEGDEPLLPARVHRPSDLMRLLVGVLAVIVLLAIAAFAHGTTSGLEQDINKGTGQAPDLLIKIAGLASSIAILLVPVAFAIERLIKRDGLRIADGVLAAVLAHGVTLATDLWVAKAAPDSIQEALTQPSPGDIHALTDPVHGYLAPVIAYMTAVGMSRRPRWRAVLWIVLLLDAFSMLVTGYTTPFSIILTVLIGWTVAYGTLYAVGSPNVRPTGRTLMAGLRHVGFHPVSASREEVPDTPETGDRGRRYFVTLEDGPPLDVTVVDREQQAQGFFYRAWRNLTLRGFATRSSLQSLRQALEQEALLAYAAIAAGANAPKLIATSELGPDAVMLVYEHTGGRTLDSLPDEEITDNLLRDTWQQVRALKSRRIAHRRLVGDAILVDRSGTVILTDLRVGEIAANNLLLRMDISQLLVTLGLRVGAERAVASAVGVLGPDAVADCLPMLQPIALSRSTRATLRKLARERAQREREAVLEASRLARQARAETAGGEAVPILDKPGKKAVRAEARAEKRALDEALEGAREEDLLTQIRHEMLRIRPQAPVEPARLERVRPRTLISLIAGAIGAYFLLTQLTHIEFGPLVANAEWGWVAAAVAFSALSYVAAAMALLGFVPERVPFLRTVAAQVAGSFVKIVAPAAVGGVALNTRFLQRAGVRPGLAVASVGASQLFGLGCHILMLLSFGYLTGTEKTPSLSPSRTVIAGLLTVAVLVLVVTSVPLMRKFVVTRVRSLFAGVVPRMLDVLQRPQKLITGIGGMLLLTACFVMCLDASIRAFGDESTSISIASVAVVFLAGNALGSAAPTPGGVGAVEATLTVGLIAVGLPKEVAAPAVLLFRLLTLWLPVLPGWLAFNQLSRKEAL
- a CDS encoding alpha/beta hydrolase, with translation MPSPSRLRAVAVTAIALLLVTGCSNDSEDEDLTAQKLSWKDCPAPSQAEGGGSAPSPLPGGAKWQCATMKAPLDWDDPKGDTIRIALIRAKASGGKSERIGSLVFNFGGPGGSGVTTLPAFGEDYAKLRTRYDLVSFDPRGVGRSSPVVCENDQELDAYFQQDMTPDDATERKEFLDNTKEFNEACEDHSEEMLPNVRTTDAARDMDLMREVLGDDRLYYFGISYGTELGGVYAHLFPKKVGRAVFDAVVDPTQTPEQGSLGQARGFQRALDNYANDCTSKPQDCPVGDTTQDVKDRIATLLKDLDRKPIPGVFPRELTETAATNGIAQALYSKDFWEYLTEGLEQAYAGDGRILMLLSDSLNGRSENGEYSNIAAANVSINCSDDKPRYSTGDVERKLPEFRAASPLFGDFMAWSMLSCTDWAVPGAADHPDVSAPGSAPILVVGNTGDPATPYEGARKMVDALGRGVGVELTYKGQGHGAYDSKNKCVKDAVDGYLLDGKVPAAGTVCT